In Alkaliphilus flagellatus, one DNA window encodes the following:
- a CDS encoding sensor histidine kinase, giving the protein MDKIDAIFIACAIISIIIAIVFVFIYQYKMKSTINKLNHMLEDAINGSFSESTYDESSLSALEAKLNRFLSISLSSENNLVAEKGRIKALISDISHQTKTPIANILLYSQLLIEQEKIPNECHDIINQITGQSEKLNFLIQALVKTSRLETGIISVVPKSDSVLDLLSSVCNEVKKKAEEKNITVQITCEDSFAVFDKKWTEEALYNILDNAVKYTPNGGNISVACISYEMFCRIDIVDSGIGIAEQDITSIFKRFYRSIEVNQYEGVGIGLFLAREIITAQGGYIKVSSTIGKGSTFSVFLPK; this is encoded by the coding sequence ATGGATAAAATAGATGCCATCTTTATTGCGTGCGCTATAATTTCTATTATTATTGCTATAGTTTTTGTTTTTATATATCAATATAAAATGAAAAGTACTATTAACAAGCTAAACCATATGTTAGAGGATGCAATAAATGGTAGTTTTTCTGAATCTACCTATGATGAATCGAGTCTATCCGCATTGGAAGCAAAATTAAACCGCTTTTTAAGCATCTCCCTATCCTCTGAGAATAATCTCGTAGCGGAGAAGGGGAGAATTAAAGCATTAATTTCTGATATTTCTCACCAAACGAAAACACCTATTGCTAATATCCTTCTCTATTCACAGCTATTAATAGAACAGGAAAAGATTCCAAATGAGTGTCACGATATTATAAATCAGATTACAGGACAATCAGAAAAGCTCAATTTTCTCATACAGGCTTTGGTGAAAACTTCAAGACTAGAAACAGGTATTATTTCCGTTGTACCAAAATCTGATTCTGTTTTAGATCTGCTCTCTTCTGTTTGTAATGAAGTAAAGAAAAAAGCAGAGGAAAAGAATATTACAGTTCAAATAACATGTGAGGATTCTTTTGCTGTTTTCGATAAAAAATGGACAGAGGAAGCTCTGTATAATATTTTAGATAATGCAGTAAAGTATACACCAAATGGAGGGAATATTTCTGTTGCATGCATTTCCTATGAGATGTTTTGTAGAATTGATATTGTAGACAGCGGCATTGGTATTGCGGAGCAGGATATTACTTCTATCTTTAAGCGCTTTTATCGTTCTATAGAGGTAAACCAATATGAGGGTGTAGGTATTGGTTTATTCCTTGCACGAGAAATTATTACTGCCCAAGGAGGGTACATTAAAGTATCTTCTACTATAGGAAAAGGTTCCACTTTTTCCGTATTCCTGCCAAAATAA
- a CDS encoding zf-HC2 domain-containing protein — MNISCDVILDLIPLVKDGVASDDSTIIVNEHIKSCESCKTEFEIFESTNIEQPVIKDEKIISAIKRSIFITQLTILAAGAIIGVALSNSMGMFYNFIIMPLIGGIGFTVLKRKWYLTPLSIFILTYLWQTIMGIVAGGFNWIALYSGLYYSIIYTMLVCLGVIIAMLLKFAFKKEGCK, encoded by the coding sequence TTGAATATATCTTGCGATGTAATACTTGATTTAATACCGCTTGTAAAAGATGGTGTTGCAAGTGATGACAGCACTATAATAGTTAATGAACATATTAAAAGCTGTGAGAGCTGTAAAACTGAATTTGAAATTTTTGAATCTACTAATATAGAACAGCCAGTAATAAAAGATGAAAAGATAATTTCTGCTATAAAACGCAGTATTTTTATAACACAACTTACTATTCTTGCCGCAGGTGCTATTATTGGCGTTGCGCTCTCAAATTCTATGGGCATGTTTTATAACTTTATAATTATGCCTCTTATTGGAGGCATAGGTTTTACTGTACTTAAGAGAAAATGGTACTTGACTCCTCTTTCAATTTTCATACTCACCTATTTATGGCAAACTATAATGGGTATAGTGGCAGGTGGATTTAACTGGATTGCTCTATATAGCGGATTATATTATAGCATAATATATACTATGTTAGTCTGCCTAGGTGTAATTATTGCAATGCTTCTAAAATTTGCATTTAAGAAAGAAGGGTGCAAATGA
- a CDS encoding APC family permease, with the protein MTDNLSEVNKTTDSGFKKEISLFGGVSILGGIMVGSGIFYLGSYVLMRTGMSLGLALLSWILGGLVSLLGGICYAELGASDPRAGGLTVYLSNAYSPIVGFLAGFNNWLIAGPGSIAAIAIALPSALTVIMPMGEWTIKIFAIVLIIGLTIVNYFGVKFGSRLQNLSMIAKLIPIGIIMILGLLFGKVSPDLSLAPKTVDVSFGSIISMIAFAVVASLWAYEGWTNLNTVAEEVKNPKKNLPLAIVISIVSITILYTLFNYSIYKVIPFTEIESLIANNEYYLGTYAAEKLMGKTGSILVVIGMVLAMFGALNGCILAFPRMYYAMSQEGHFFKSFKKLHPKYKVPYAPLIVQCIISIMLVLLRNLNQLTSLVIFSGMMFNTLGVYAVMIYRRKYPTIERPYKVIGYPITVILTTFIFVGLMINTFIEDPQTSIIGLAVPAVGILFYFYFNRKNKAA; encoded by the coding sequence ATGACTGATAACTTGAGTGAAGTGAATAAAACAACGGATTCCGGTTTTAAAAAAGAAATTAGTTTATTTGGTGGGGTCAGCATTTTAGGGGGTATCATGGTAGGGTCAGGAATTTTTTATCTAGGATCATATGTATTAATGAGAACTGGAATGAGTCTTGGCTTAGCTTTATTGAGTTGGATTTTAGGTGGCTTAGTTTCCTTACTAGGCGGAATTTGTTATGCAGAACTAGGTGCTTCAGATCCTCGTGCTGGTGGTTTGACTGTATATTTAAGTAATGCCTATTCACCTATCGTTGGTTTTCTAGCTGGGTTTAATAATTGGCTAATCGCTGGTCCTGGGTCTATTGCTGCCATAGCAATTGCCTTACCAAGTGCTTTAACTGTTATAATGCCAATGGGAGAATGGACAATTAAAATCTTTGCCATAGTATTAATCATAGGATTAACTATTGTCAATTATTTTGGTGTTAAATTTGGATCTAGACTGCAAAATCTATCTATGATTGCAAAACTAATCCCTATTGGAATCATAATGATTTTGGGTCTTTTATTTGGAAAAGTATCTCCAGATTTAAGTTTAGCTCCGAAGACAGTTGATGTAAGTTTTGGCTCAATTATTAGTATGATAGCTTTTGCAGTGGTTGCAAGTTTATGGGCATATGAAGGATGGACTAATTTAAATACTGTAGCTGAAGAAGTAAAGAATCCTAAGAAAAATCTACCTCTTGCTATTGTTATTTCTATTGTTTCAATAACAATACTATATACATTATTTAATTATTCTATATATAAGGTTATACCTTTTACTGAAATTGAAAGTCTAATAGCAAATAATGAGTATTATTTAGGAACCTATGCAGCAGAAAAGCTAATGGGGAAGACTGGTAGTATTTTAGTTGTAATAGGTATGGTATTAGCTATGTTTGGAGCTTTAAATGGCTGTATACTAGCCTTCCCAAGAATGTATTATGCAATGAGTCAAGAGGGGCATTTCTTTAAAAGCTTTAAAAAACTGCATCCTAAATATAAAGTACCTTATGCGCCATTAATTGTACAATGTATAATATCTATAATGTTAGTGCTATTAAGAAACTTAAATCAACTAACTTCTTTAGTTATATTCTCAGGAATGATGTTTAACACTTTGGGTGTATATGCAGTTATGATTTACAGAAGAAAATACCCTACTATAGAAAGACCTTATAAAGTAATTGGTTATCCTATTACAGTAATATTAACAACTTTTATATTTGTAGGATTAATGATTAATACATTTATTGAAGATCCTCAAACCTCGATTATTGGTTTAGCTGTACCAGCTGTTGGTATATTATTTTACTTTTATTTTAATAGAAAAAATAAGGCTGCATAA
- a CDS encoding RNA polymerase sigma factor → MKQIENLYILYKQDIYNYLLSLTHNQTLSEDLLSDTFVNAIRSIESFKGQSSVKTWLFSIARNLWLQKIRKEKHTVEYNDLLELYVSDSIAERLITKETAIRIKNLLLEKDDRTQKIVNMRVEGYSFGEIAQEVNISESSARVIDFRVKKWIKAILEKEGLS, encoded by the coding sequence GTGAAGCAAATAGAAAACTTATATATACTTTACAAACAGGATATTTATAATTATCTGCTTTCTTTAACTCATAATCAGACCCTTTCCGAAGACTTACTGTCAGACACCTTTGTAAATGCAATTAGGTCTATCGAAAGTTTTAAAGGACAATCTTCAGTGAAAACATGGTTGTTCTCTATAGCTAGAAATTTATGGTTACAAAAAATTAGAAAAGAAAAGCATACGGTTGAATATAATGACCTTTTAGAATTGTATGTATCAGATAGTATAGCAGAAAGACTAATTACAAAAGAAACAGCAATAAGAATCAAAAATCTATTATTAGAAAAAGATGATCGTACTCAAAAAATAGTAAATATGCGGGTAGAGGGTTATAGCTTTGGTGAAATTGCACAGGAGGTAAATATATCAGAAAGCTCGGCAAGGGTTATTGATTTTCGTGTAAAAAAATGGATCAAAGCCATCTTGGAAAAGGAGGGACTAAGTTGA
- a CDS encoding YfjL-like protein has protein sequence MIKNTKKLTLKVLAGAVAVVLIVGILFVTNAFVGNPISAMMANKAIKQYVNQNYSYLDLKIEKVSYNFKFESYMARAKSKTSIDTQFAIYYRDGKVERDDYESYVLGMFNTLERLSDEYSAVAKKIIAEELGYENNTTMVVFNKAEYEKINDILELDMKFDKTLPLNSEVIIRLDLTDNSLEGIAQVLTDAHKAFVHNGCNFNKYDLYAENNDTLVMINEVTPADIESGELTNLLEKAQSNDNINGIRVFTK, from the coding sequence ATGATAAAAAATACAAAAAAGTTAACATTAAAAGTGCTTGCAGGTGCAGTGGCAGTAGTGCTTATAGTTGGTATACTTTTTGTTACGAATGCTTTTGTTGGCAATCCAATATCAGCAATGATGGCAAATAAGGCTATAAAACAATATGTGAATCAAAACTATTCCTATTTGGACCTTAAAATAGAAAAAGTAAGCTATAACTTTAAATTTGAATCCTATATGGCAAGGGCTAAATCTAAGACAAGTATTGATACCCAATTTGCAATTTATTATCGTGATGGAAAGGTAGAGAGGGATGATTATGAAAGTTATGTTTTAGGAATGTTTAATACACTAGAAAGGCTATCAGATGAATATTCGGCTGTTGCGAAAAAGATTATAGCTGAAGAGCTAGGGTATGAAAATAATACTACAATGGTGGTTTTTAATAAGGCTGAATATGAAAAGATTAATGATATTTTAGAACTTGATATGAAATTTGATAAAACATTACCTCTTAATTCAGAGGTTATAATCCGACTTGACTTAACAGATAACTCATTAGAAGGAATCGCACAGGTTTTAACTGATGCACATAAGGCATTTGTACACAATGGTTGTAATTTTAACAAATATGACTTATACGCTGAAAATAATGATACACTTGTAATGATAAACGAAGTAACTCCTGCTGATATTGAAAGTGGTGAGCTTACAAATCTACTTGAAAAGGCTCAAAGTAATGATAACATAAACGGCATTCGGGTTTTTACTAAATGA
- a CDS encoding ABC transporter ATP-binding protein, translating into MSILETHNLIKHYGGEPNLVKALDGINLTVERGEFVSIVGTSGSGKSTLLHMLGGLDRATDGTVRVDGKEILSLKDDELTIFRRRKIGFIFQSYNLVPILNVYENITLPIELDGNKVDKDYVDQIITTLGLETKLNNLPNNLSGGQQQRVAIARALATKPAIILADEPTGNLDSKTSLDVLGLLKVTSQRFNQTIVMITHNEEMAQMADRTIRIEDGKIVGGGGQ; encoded by the coding sequence ATGAGTATTTTAGAAACACATAATTTAATTAAGCATTATGGTGGGGAGCCAAATTTAGTAAAAGCTTTAGATGGTATAAACTTGACAGTAGAGCGTGGAGAGTTTGTTTCAATTGTAGGTACATCGGGTAGCGGTAAATCTACTCTATTGCACATGCTTGGGGGACTTGACCGAGCAACTGACGGAACAGTAAGGGTAGATGGCAAAGAGATTCTTTCTCTAAAAGATGATGAATTGACTATTTTTAGAAGGAGAAAGATTGGGTTTATATTTCAAAGTTATAACCTTGTACCTATATTAAATGTATATGAAAACATTACTCTACCTATTGAGTTAGATGGAAATAAGGTTGATAAGGACTATGTTGATCAAATTATCACTACTTTAGGTTTAGAGACTAAGCTTAACAATCTACCAAATAATCTTTCTGGTGGACAACAACAACGTGTTGCAATTGCAAGAGCCTTAGCTACTAAACCTGCAATTATCCTTGCAGATGAGCCTACGGGCAACTTAGATAGTAAAACAAGCCTAGATGTTTTAGGACTATTAAAAGTAACGAGCCAGCGCTTTAATCAAACTATTGTTATGATTACTCATAACGAGGAGATGGCACAAATGGCTGACCGCACCATCCGCATTGAGGACGGCAAAATAGTAGGTGGTGGTGGACAATGA
- a CDS encoding response regulator transcription factor has protein sequence MEDDVALNNGIVLSLKQENYDFTQSFTFKEAEKYLSETEFDLIILDVNLPDGNGFDLCKKIRQYSSTPIIFLTANDMEIDVVTGLELGADDYITKPFSLMILRARVSVLLRRTKRISSDDKIIIGHFVFDFDSMSFYKGNDKIELSKTEQKLLKVLIKNRGTVLTRSSLIDKIWTDDAEYVDENALSVTVKRLRDKLEDNPVKPQYIQTVYGIGYTWVVDKHG, from the coding sequence ATTGAAGATGATGTGGCCTTAAATAATGGTATTGTTTTGAGCCTAAAACAAGAAAACTATGACTTTACACAAAGCTTTACATTTAAAGAGGCAGAGAAATATTTATCAGAAACAGAATTTGATTTAATTATATTAGATGTAAATTTACCTGATGGAAATGGTTTTGATCTTTGTAAAAAAATAAGGCAATACTCTTCTACGCCAATTATTTTTCTAACTGCCAATGATATGGAAATTGATGTAGTAACTGGCTTAGAGCTTGGTGCAGATGACTATATTACTAAACCATTTAGCCTAATGATACTGCGTGCAAGAGTATCCGTATTGCTACGCCGTACTAAACGAATAAGTAGCGATGATAAAATAATAATTGGACATTTTGTTTTCGACTTTGATTCTATGAGTTTCTATAAGGGTAATGATAAAATTGAGTTAAGCAAGACAGAACAAAAATTGCTTAAAGTTCTGATAAAAAATCGAGGCACTGTCCTTACACGTTCTAGCTTAATAGATAAAATCTGGACAGATGATGCAGAATATGTTGATGAAAATGCTCTGTCAGTTACGGTAAAGCGTTTGAGAGATAAATTGGAAGATAACCCTGTAAAACCACAGTATATACAAACAGTCTATGGAATAGGATATACATGGGTGGTAGATAAGCATGGATAA
- a CDS encoding amidohydrolase: MKTILKNGNIYVEKNNFQEAILIEDGVIRQVGTNEDMLKNDADNIIDLQGKTVLPGFNDSHLHISWVGDAMNSCNLTSAKSIDEVIQLGKIFIEKNKDLAVLSGRGWNQDYFTSGEKRLINRFDLDKISTEIPIVFDRVCGHVSVGNTKALEILGVDENTVIDGGVLELGSDGKLNGIFNENAVSLIHSLIPEKSDNNIEKEFLKAANYALSVGITSIQSCDIMSSDFKSMFNIIHNICDNKKLKLRYSHQFNFQDINDFKAYLETEYKTGQYDEKFLSKGALKLFKDGSLGARTALMLKDYEDAPGTKGVAALSDEQLQDLCDLATKNGIRVITHAIGDGAIESVINAYEKTMKNGKNPLRHGIVHCQITSTEQLNRIAKLNIPVMYQPIFLDYDIKIVEERVGKELSSTSYAFNTLYKLGAPISLGTDAPVEDCNPFPNIYCAVTRLGIDGKPVGGFYPNEKMGLEDAIDAYTIGSAFNEFKEDFKGRLKPGYVADLIVLDMDIFTIDELKIKDIKVEKTMIDGEFVYQK; encoded by the coding sequence TTGAAAACGATTTTAAAAAATGGCAATATTTATGTTGAAAAAAATAATTTTCAAGAAGCAATCCTAATTGAGGATGGAGTTATTAGACAGGTTGGCACAAATGAAGATATGCTAAAAAATGATGCTGATAATATTATAGACCTTCAAGGAAAAACTGTTTTACCAGGTTTTAATGACAGCCACCTACATATTTCATGGGTAGGAGATGCTATGAATTCATGTAATTTAACATCAGCTAAATCAATTGATGAAGTTATTCAACTGGGTAAAATATTCATTGAAAAAAACAAGGATCTAGCTGTATTAAGTGGTCGTGGGTGGAATCAAGATTATTTCACTTCTGGTGAAAAACGTCTAATAAACCGGTTTGACTTAGATAAAATATCTACAGAAATTCCAATTGTCTTTGATAGAGTATGTGGACATGTTTCAGTAGGAAATACTAAGGCTTTAGAAATACTAGGTGTAGATGAAAATACTGTTATAGACGGTGGAGTATTAGAACTTGGAAGCGATGGGAAACTAAATGGTATATTTAATGAAAATGCGGTCAGTTTAATCCACTCACTTATCCCAGAAAAAAGTGATAATAACATAGAGAAAGAATTTCTAAAAGCTGCAAATTATGCTTTAAGTGTTGGAATAACCTCTATTCAATCATGTGATATTATGAGTAGTGATTTTAAGAGCATGTTCAATATTATTCATAATATTTGCGACAATAAGAAATTGAAATTAAGATATTCTCACCAATTCAATTTTCAAGATATAAATGATTTTAAAGCTTACCTTGAAACGGAATATAAGACAGGACAATATGATGAGAAATTCTTGTCAAAAGGTGCATTAAAGTTATTTAAAGATGGTTCTTTAGGGGCTAGGACCGCTTTAATGTTAAAAGATTATGAAGATGCCCCTGGCACTAAAGGTGTAGCAGCATTAAGCGATGAACAGCTACAAGATTTATGTGATTTAGCTACAAAGAACGGAATTAGAGTAATAACTCACGCAATTGGTGACGGTGCTATAGAAAGTGTAATAAATGCCTATGAAAAAACTATGAAGAATGGAAAAAATCCTCTTCGTCATGGGATTGTTCATTGTCAAATCACAAGTACGGAACAATTAAATAGAATTGCTAAATTGAATATTCCTGTTATGTACCAACCTATTTTCTTAGACTACGATATTAAAATTGTAGAAGAGCGTGTTGGAAAAGAGTTATCAAGTACATCTTATGCGTTTAATACCCTATATAAACTAGGGGCCCCAATAAGCTTAGGTACAGATGCTCCAGTAGAAGACTGTAATCCATTCCCGAATATTTACTGTGCAGTAACAAGACTAGGAATAGATGGCAAGCCAGTAGGTGGCTTTTATCCAAATGAAAAGATGGGGCTTGAAGACGCTATTGATGCCTACACAATTGGTAGTGCTTTTAATGAATTTAAAGAAGATTTTAAAGGAAGATTAAAACCAGGTTATGTAGCCGATTTAATTGTATTGGATATGGATATATTCACTATAGACGAATTAAAAATCAAAGATATTAAAGTTGAAAAGACAATGATAGATGGAGAATTCGTATATCAAAAATAG
- a CDS encoding ABC transporter permease, whose translation MIQVQNKKVINRIAFKSFRASKTRNLMAIIAIALTTILFTSLFTIGIGMIESFQNQAMRQAGGDGHAVLKYITDEQYNNMKDHPLIKEISYNKIIADSVDNIEFLKRHVEMYYMDETAMKLGFCEPTTGNAPMKENEIITDTKTLDLLGVPHEVGAKVPLTYTMKGKQIQKDFVLSGFWESDPIFNVGFAIISREFMDLHANQLVHTYRTDYNMTGVINSYIMFKNSSNLEGKLFKVITDSGYTVPAEGEKSEPLPTDIDCNVNWAYLSSNFSSSDPVTVVAVLMLLVLIIFTGYLIIYNIFQISVIKDIKLYGLLKTIGTTSKQIKRIISRQAIILSIIGIPIGLCIGFLIGRALLPMIMGISNYSGPRADVSFNPIIFIGASIFALVTVFISTRKPGKIAGRVSPVEAVRYSGGSEQIRKKMKHSTDGGKLWRMALSNLGRNKKRTIIAIISMTLSLVLLNSVFTISSGFDMDKFVSKFVDTDFLIGHANYFNMNHFRFPEDELSESFISAVEDQEGFEVGGRIYYNIYVGDCSVYRENPDEPSYLGYPVNKAINGQPMLDLYGMEDFPLSRLDIVEGQLDIEKLKSGKYIIEGVHEGDHGNILWDTSHYQIGDTVEITVDGKKHEYEVMAKTRIKQYTISNRSFDEFAMYLPTEEYLKIVTEPVVMTYAFNVSDDKEANMESFIKGYTEQVEPLMDYESKQVYVNNFNDFQNMLITVGGILSFIIGLIGILNFINSMFTSILARRQEFAMLQSIGMTGKQLNRMLCFEGLYYAAYTIIFSFTLGTVFSVGIIEGIVGQLWFFSYQFVIMPLLITYPILITLSLIVPYVAYHGISKQSIVERLREIE comes from the coding sequence ATGATTCAGGTACAGAATAAAAAGGTTATCAATCGCATTGCCTTTAAAAGTTTTAGAGCAAGTAAAACTAGAAATCTAATGGCTATTATTGCAATAGCATTGACTACAATTTTATTTACAAGCCTTTTTACTATTGGCATTGGTATGATAGAAAGCTTTCAAAATCAAGCTATGAGACAGGCTGGTGGAGACGGACATGCTGTTTTAAAATATATAACTGATGAGCAGTACAACAACATGAAAGACCATCCTTTGATTAAAGAAATTAGCTACAACAAAATAATTGCGGATAGTGTAGATAACATTGAATTTTTAAAACGCCATGTAGAAATGTATTATATGGATGAGACTGCTATGAAACTTGGATTTTGTGAACCAACTACAGGTAATGCTCCAATGAAGGAAAATGAAATTATTACGGATACCAAAACCTTGGATTTATTAGGAGTTCCCCATGAAGTTGGAGCAAAAGTACCACTGACATATACCATGAAAGGAAAGCAGATACAAAAAGATTTTGTACTATCTGGTTTTTGGGAAAGTGATCCTATTTTTAATGTGGGGTTTGCTATCATTTCTCGTGAATTTATGGACTTACATGCTAACCAGCTTGTACACACATATAGAACAGACTATAATATGACAGGAGTTATAAACTCATATATTATGTTTAAAAATAGTTCTAACTTAGAGGGAAAGCTGTTCAAGGTAATTACAGATAGTGGTTATACAGTTCCTGCAGAGGGAGAAAAAAGCGAACCACTACCTACAGATATAGACTGCAATGTAAACTGGGCCTATCTTTCTAGTAATTTTTCAAGCTCAGATCCAGTCACTGTTGTAGCGGTGTTAATGTTACTAGTACTAATTATATTTACAGGATATTTGATTATATATAATATCTTTCAAATTTCTGTTATAAAAGACATTAAGTTATATGGACTATTAAAAACCATTGGAACAACATCTAAACAAATTAAACGGATTATTTCACGTCAGGCTATTATATTATCTATTATAGGGATTCCTATTGGCCTTTGTATAGGATTTTTGATCGGAAGGGCACTACTTCCAATGATTATGGGAATTTCAAATTATAGTGGTCCACGGGCAGATGTATCCTTTAATCCTATTATCTTTATAGGTGCTTCAATATTTGCTTTAGTTACAGTATTTATTAGCACTCGTAAACCTGGCAAAATTGCTGGAAGGGTTTCTCCTGTAGAGGCAGTACGATACAGTGGAGGTAGTGAGCAGATCAGAAAAAAGATGAAGCATTCTACAGATGGTGGAAAGTTATGGAGAATGGCACTTTCTAACCTTGGTAGAAATAAAAAGCGAACTATAATTGCCATTATATCTATGACACTCAGTTTGGTACTTCTTAATTCAGTATTTACCATTTCTAGTGGTTTCGATATGGATAAATTTGTTTCAAAATTTGTAGATACTGACTTTCTTATCGGGCATGCTAATTATTTTAACATGAACCATTTTCGGTTTCCAGAGGATGAGCTTAGTGAAAGCTTTATATCTGCTGTAGAAGACCAAGAGGGTTTTGAAGTAGGAGGTAGGATTTACTATAATATTTATGTTGGTGACTGTTCGGTTTATCGAGAGAATCCCGATGAACCTAGTTATCTTGGATATCCTGTAAACAAAGCAATAAATGGGCAACCAATGTTAGATTTATATGGTATGGAAGACTTTCCTCTTTCCCGCTTAGACATTGTTGAAGGACAATTAGATATAGAAAAATTAAAAAGTGGAAAGTACATTATAGAAGGAGTACATGAAGGTGATCACGGTAATATATTATGGGATACTTCACACTATCAAATTGGGGACACTGTAGAGATAACAGTGGATGGCAAAAAACATGAATATGAAGTTATGGCAAAAACTAGAATAAAGCAATATACTATTTCTAACCGTAGCTTTGATGAATTTGCTATGTACCTCCCTACAGAGGAATATTTAAAGATAGTCACTGAACCTGTTGTTATGACATATGCATTTAATGTGTCGGATGATAAGGAAGCTAATATGGAGTCTTTTATCAAAGGATATACGGAACAAGTAGAGCCACTTATGGATTATGAATCTAAGCAAGTTTATGTAAATAACTTTAATGATTTTCAGAATATGTTAATAACAGTAGGCGGTATACTCAGTTTCATAATTGGTTTAATTGGTATTCTAAACTTTATAAACTCTATGTTTACTAGTATTTTGGCAAGGCGTCAGGAGTTTGCTATGCTACAAAGTATAGGTATGACTGGAAAGCAACTAAACCGTATGCTATGCTTTGAAGGTTTATATTATGCAGCTTA
- a CDS encoding acyl-CoA thioesterase — translation MKAKTVEESKTSIGSLMQPEQANPVGNVHGGEIMKLMDNVAGIVAVRHARANVVTARVDELEFHYPIYIGNLVTCNAKLSFVGNSSMEVFVEVLVEDITKTESAKVALTGFFTMVAMDKNGNSISVPPLEITNDEEYKLFEEGKKRYLTYKQKRS, via the coding sequence ATGAAAGCTAAAACTGTTGAAGAATCAAAGACAAGTATAGGTAGCTTAATGCAACCAGAACAAGCGAATCCAGTAGGGAATGTCCATGGTGGAGAAATTATGAAGTTAATGGATAATGTTGCTGGAATAGTAGCCGTTAGACACGCTCGTGCAAATGTTGTAACTGCGAGGGTAGACGAATTAGAATTTCATTATCCTATATATATTGGTAATTTAGTAACATGTAATGCAAAATTAAGTTTTGTTGGCAACAGTTCTATGGAAGTATTTGTAGAGGTTTTAGTTGAAGATATAACTAAAACAGAATCCGCTAAAGTAGCATTAACTGGTTTTTTTACTATGGTAGCAATGGACAAGAATGGGAACTCTATATCTGTACCTCCTCTAGAAATTACTAACGATGAAGAATATAAGCTATTTGAAGAAGGAAAGAAACGTTATTTAACTTATAAACAAAAACGAAGTTAA